From one Pararge aegeria chromosome 21, ilParAegt1.1, whole genome shotgun sequence genomic stretch:
- the LOC120633249 gene encoding uncharacterized protein LOC120633249: MDQSRVYIRQALNKLLPSSIIGEVTCFVFYDHHPSDQRSLDVTVYTNSGEVLEYNQRELVSSLRLQTVSEVTNLEILRNNKCELFYLVAAKDEILILSTKDNLRIHNRVTNVGSYTLDDVECTGQACLNIIRSDDAVPLVFDDNFTKLTESESVFTKMQLPQEEKAIKNIQSEESLPIVKQLMTKLTAAKYTTKHNETKYNDYVNMRQAAAFSLYQKETFKSNDAVSKLGLYEVSNILQVTVKPPVVKMCNQKVVIIINLRNNNNVPIKEICVLLLSESKQAIEYSTKVFENTLKSPHWKESDAQITSYNEATVVAVVNLAELQFDEMSRIDFEIAVSFTKSGKTHMLPIESVSISPMDVMGENFDVLFCSDVDSTYLILCIMSTSECFDLRLRHITKLDDNVVTLSEIFHTHLKMEKCLDNVAIHKVTPFHKLYGAMVVFQDNIENTKIMSVKVYTRFPSQVLALMHYIYDAVPYRIIATTSDYKISEINNDLSSYNEKSQTTEDINYIGCASSVMNQIKLINEHINECTIKMSQDRSAAIQNKVGIEVDMMALGVPKYLEFRKKILEENLMGIKSISFNETPSSDDADPDCMIIDDF; encoded by the exons ATGGATCAAAGTCGTGTATATATTCGACAAGCTCTTAATAAGTTGTTACCGTCATCTATTATTGGTGAAGTTACCTGCTTTGTGTTCTACGATCACCATCCAAGTGACCAACGCAGCTTGGACGTGACTGTATATACGAATAGTGGTGAAGTACTGGAGTATAACCAACGTGAACTTGTATCATCCTTACGTCTACAAACCGTTAGTGAAGTCacgaatttagaaattttacgTAATAACAAATGCGAGCTTTTTTATTTAGTGGCCGCAAAGGATGAGATCTTGATTTTATCAACGAAAGATAACCTTCGAATTCATAATAGAGTTACTAATGTTGGGTCATACACATTAGATGATGTAGAGTGTACGGGGCAAGCTTGTTTGAACATAATTCGGAGCGACGATGCTGTTCCGCTAGTATTTGATGATAATTTTACTAAACTGACTGAATCTGAAAGTGTATTCACAAAAATGCAATTGCCCCAAGAAGagaaagcaataaagaatatacAATCTGAAGAATCCCTGCCTATTGTCAAACAACTTATGACTAAGCTAACTGCAGCaaagtacacaacaaaacataatGAGACCAAGTATAACGACTATGTCAACATGAGGCAAGCTGCAGCTTTTTCCCTCTATCAAAAGGAAACATTTAAATCAAACGATGCTGTTTCTAAACTTGGTTTATATGAG gTTTCCAATATACTGCAAGTAACAGTAAAACCTCCTGTTGTAAAAATGTGCAATcaaaaagtagttattataataaacctaagaaataataacaatgt gcCTATAAAAGAAATATGTGTTCTTCTATTAAGTGAGTCAAAGCAAGCCATAGAATACAGTACAAAAGTCTTTGAGAACACTCTCAAATCACCACACTGGAAGGAATCAGATGCCCAAATAACTAGTTACAATGAAGCAACAGTAGTTGCTGTGGTAAATCTAGCAGAGCTTCAGTTTGATGAAATGAGTAGAATAGATTTTGAAATTGCAGTATCTTTTACTAAAAGTGGCAAAACTCATATGCTACCGATTGAGAGTGTTTCAATATCACCAATGGATGTTATGGGAGAGAACTTTGATGTATTGTTCTGCAGTGATGTCG aCTCCACATACTTGATTTTATGTATAATGTCTACTTCAGAATGCTTTGATCTACGCCTCAGGCATATAACAAAATTGGACGACAATGTGGTTACACTGTCTGAAATATTTCACACGCATTTAAAAATGGAGAAGTGCCTAGATAATGTTGCTATACATAAAGTTACACCATTTCACAAACTTTACGGCGCTATGGTGGTTTTTCAGGATAATATTGAGAACACTAAGATAATGAGTGTAAAAGTTTATACACG GTTCCCTTCTCAGGTATTGGCGTTAATGCACTACATATACGACGCTGTACCATATAGAATAATTGCGACAACATCCGACTACAAGATATCAGAAATTAACAACGATCTGTCAAGTTACAACGAAAAGTCGCAAACGACTGAAGATATCAATTATATAGGTTGTGCATCATCAGTTatgaatcaaataaaattaataaatgaacatATTAATGAATGCACGATAAAGATGAGCCAAGATAGAAGCGCAGCGATCCAGAATAAAGTTGGGATCGAAGTAGACATGATGGCTCTAGGTGTGCCCAAATATTTAGAgttcagaaaaaaaatacttgaagaAAACTTGATGGGAATTAAAAGTATATCATTCAACGAAACCCCTTCATCTGATGATGCTGATCCGGACTGTATGATCATTGatgatttttaa